A single window of Colletes latitarsis isolate SP2378_abdomen chromosome 11, iyColLati1, whole genome shotgun sequence DNA harbors:
- the LOC143347656 gene encoding uncharacterized protein LOC143347656 isoform X6, producing MSGRLPRLRALRPRPQQLKTELRKEGNLKEDRQGVAMREHESHNNIEKTSYNDKNDGSAKNNLKGDHDGLLDGSGPSQSYECKTCKPSKSLSSLKAYLDHLKKEHKQKGKFVRDAGNRCSMCSYVALNSRDLETHQRVHHLKRRFFRCAKCSYVTHVRARYTKHVKYHSMPMIKCDACDFRTPYKWNLDRHTRNHGGVGAFQCCVCNFTADIRQSLTVHETNHHEPPVGQTNHKSNAPFERKPRNSPKRYNQVGASDFRETLHISGSTTLSLSPGDSFISDQSMNSIDDKRTAIANAECIALKCEEKGCQFITAWDSEMQRHLAECHAPLTPNKSRKPLPMLIPLSPSKCSSTTSGPSTTLLKVPRVRVRPELAQIARDTELAKLYGNKEASNLKKDANNAADLFEKKNASFFDKLKEKLTTSASINNGVAEVAVEQQSWDEQNMEERSVEESISDEPPTKLLIMNNDEYLQAPELTSTPVSTVSTNEESNNANSINIGLRPPPPLKAAARNRGQSVLKNNLISTPGQCGSASTSITEESKRTMWKCKRCNFRHSNRDTVSLHVKSHNESEQRHGEEKNPFGCGDCPFSAPDATTLSMHRVHHRPNLEAIFKCYLCPYYVSTKVELLDHVRLHGEELAVVHQQNMDYNYTSAKYKPQHASNMDNNINRMKQEKNVEQVIHITTQNNVTCIANTSKNSNTPPPLLLDTRALPEAPLVWVTRPDGTLAKMLKCRHCPFVSSRRAEVRDHESMHLDSPNHGPVIACTDCSFTCTRRDVMVTHTDMHSGSLGTVHCLVDDTRPDSQQLSDLVTLLGFTHPPVLGSEPDLRDSRLVHCCSKCPARFLCEKELRIHLRYHSTELAYSCQWCSYAARQPAHLLAHQKAHSTEYQERTKYLLSLYGHSQRYSPPTTACVEAGGQDSTNSAAAAIAWIVVEVSENSSNSFNNNVNQRTGNQVFTCAKCPARYFKLDALEYHMTLHGSNNRFRCTECDYSSKTAQNLVKHQVVHRRQNEASELTSNLSPPPDPQFGIFMRGNPNFVYPGYLRNGRLKEKRYKCHKCPSAFEKREQYRVHLTLHGAKQRYRCDTCDYSVKYYANYIQHLKKHQANAEAQASRRQFEDDTITIDSDNFSDNIGSVSRSGKTLKSSNNAVTICVNGASMLNYGGVQASNQDKQSLLLLQKKGMLLSPSDEVETLRCQSCPFSTCDKDALDSHKRRHGIERMTPSCPHCDYIPRKDENIGEHIRLHFTRLYKPESYLIIELLTLTMRKIATNGKEEKQKAAELLFKECADGRFFPLSDTNSFGGTSTVNNCKEKVIVDPNTGETKHLAV from the exons ATGTCAGGAAGATTGCCTCGTCTGCGTGCACTTCGTCCACGACCTCAACAGCTCAAGACTGAGCTACGTAAGGAAGGTAACCTTAAAGAGGACCGACAAGGAGTTGCGATGAGAGAGCACGAGTCACACAATAATATCGAGAAGACCTCGTACAATGACAAAAATGATGGATCCGCGAAGAACAACTTGAAGGGCGATCACGATGGCCTCCTCGACGGTTCGGGACCTTCTCAAAGTTACGAGTGTAAAACATGCAAACCATCAAAGTCATTATCAAGTCTTAAGGCGTACCTCGATCATCTGAAAAAGGAGCACAAACAAAAG GGAAAATTTGTACGCGATGCTGGCAATCGATGTTCAATGTGTTCGTATGTTGCACTAAATTCAAGGGACCTTGAAACTCATCAAAGAGTGCATCATTTAAAAAGAAGATTCTTTCGATGTGCTAAATGTTCTTATGTAACACATGTACGTGCTCGTTATACAAAACATGTAAAATATCATTCTATGCCAATGATCAAGTGTGATGCCTGTGATTTTCGTACACCATACAAG TGGAATTTGGACAGACATACCCGAAATCATGGAGGAGTTGGTGCTTTTCAGTGTTGTGTTTGCAATTTCACAGCTGATATCAGGCAGAGTTTAACAGTGCACGAGACCAATCATCATGAGCCACCTGTTGGTCAAACAAACCACAAGTCCAATGCACCTTTCGAACGCAAACCAAGAAATAGTCCCAAGCGTTATAATCAG gTGGGTGCAAGTGACTTTCGGGAAACATTACATATATCTGGGAGTACAACACTATCTCTCAGTCCTGGAGATTCGTTCATTTCCGATCAGTCAATGAATTCCATAGATGATAAACGAACTGCAATAGCTAATGCAGAGTGCATAGCGCTAAAATGCGAAGAGAAAGGTTGCCAATTTATTACTGCATGGGATTCTGAAATGCAACGACACTTAGCAGAATGTCATGCTCCGCTTACACCTAATAAATCTAGAAAACCACTGCCAATGTTGATACCTCTGAGTCCTAGTAAATGTAGCAGTACTACCAGTGGACCTTCCACTACACTATTAAAAGTTCCACGAGTGAGAGTAAGACCAGAACTCGCACAAATAGCCAGAGATACGGAATTGGCGAAGTTGTATGGGAATAAAGAA GCCAGCAACTTAAAGAAGGATGCAAATAATGCAGCAGatttgtttgaaaaaaaaaatgcgtCCTTCTTTGATAAGTTAAAGGAAAAGCTTACAACATCGGCGTCAATTAATAACGGAGTAGCGGAGGTAGCT GTTGAGCAACAGTCATGGGACGAACAAAACATGGAAGAACGTAGCGTGGAAGAATCTATTTCCGACGAGCCACCGACTAAGCTGTTAATAATGAACAATGATGAGTATTTACAAGCACCAGAGCTTACGTCTACTCCCGTTTCAACTGTGTCCACGAACGAAGAGAGTAATAACgctaatagtattaatattggtCTGAGACCACCGCCTCCGCTTAAAGCTGCCGCTAGAAATCGAGGACAATCTGtgctaaaaaataatttgatttCCACGCCTGGACAATGCGGATCTGCTTCTACTTCGATTACGGAAGAAAGCAAACGCACTATGTGGAAGTGCAAGCGTTGCAACTTTAGACATTCAAATAGGGATACTGTATCGTTGCACGTGAAATCTCACAATGAATCGGAACAACGCCACGGGGAAGAAAAA AATCCGTTTGGCTGTGGCGACTGTCCATTTTCTGCGCCCGATGCTACAACTTTGTCAATGCACAGAGTTCATCATCGTCCGAACTTGGAAGCCATTTTCAAATGCTACCTCTGTCCATACTATGTTAGCACGAAAGT AGAGTTATTGGATCACGTTAGACTTCATGGCGAAGAACTTGCTGTTGTTCATCAACAAAATATGGACTATAATTACACATCTGCTAAATATAAACCGCAACACGCTTCGAATATGGATAACA ATATTAATCGAATGAAACAAGAGAAGAATGTGGAACAGGTGATTCATATAACTACGCAGAACAATGTGACTTGTATAGCCAATACTTCAAAGAATTCCAATACACCGCCACCGCTGCTTTTAGATACCCGAGCACTGCCAGAGGCCCCATTAGTTTGGGTGACTCGCCCGGACGGTACGCTCGCGAAAATGCTGAAATGTCGTCATTGCCCCTTCGTCTCTTCGCGACGTGCCGAAGTTAGAGATCATGAAAGTATGCATCTCGATTCCCCTAATCATGGACCTGTGATCGCTTGCACCGATTGTAGTTTCACCTGTACGCGAAGAGATGTGATGGTTACTCATACGGACATGCATTCCGGGTCGTTGGGTACTGTTCACTGTCTAGTAGACGATACGAGACCAGATTCGCAACAATTGAGCGATTTAGTTACGCTTCTCGGATTCACGCATCCTCCTGTGTTAGGTTCAGAGCCTGATCTGCGCGATTCGAGACTGGTACACTGCTGTAGTAAATGTCCGGCACGATTTCTATGCGAGAAAGAGTTGAGGATCCATTTACGATACCATTCCACGGAATTAGCTTATTCTTGTCAATGGTGTTCGTATGCTGCCCGCCAACCGGCCCATCTATTAGCCCACCAAAAAGCACACTCTACGGAGTATCAAGAGCGTACCAAGTATTTATTATCTCTGTATGGCCATTCGCAACGATATTCACCTCCAACCACGGCTTGCGTCGAAGCAGGCGGTCAAGATTCGACCAACTCGGCGGCGGCCGCAATTGCGTGGATCGTGGTGGAAGTTTCTGAAAACTCGAGCAACAGCTTCAATAACAATGTGAATCAACGAACCGGTAATCAAGTGTTCACCTGTGCGAAATGCCCGGCTCGTTACTTTAAGCTGGATGCTCTGGAGTACCATATGACATTGCACGGATCGAACAACAGATTCAGATGCACCGAGTGTGATTATTCGTCCAAAACGGCACAGAATCTGGTGAAGCATCAGGTCGTTCATCGACGGCAGAACGAAGCGAGTGAATTGACCTCAAATCTGTCGCCGCCTCCTGATCCACAGTTTGGAATTTTTATGCGTGGAAACCCCAATTTCGTGTATCCTGGTTATTTAAGGAACGGTCGGTTGAAAGAAAAACGGTACAAGTGTCATAAATGTCCCTCTGCATTCGAGAAACGAGAACAGTACAGGGTTCATTTGACATTGCATGGCGCGAAACAGAGATACCGTTGCGACACTTGCGATTATTCCGTTAAGTACTATGCTAATTACATTCAACATTTGAAGAAACATCAGGCGAACGCGGAAGCACAAGCCTCGCGCAGACAATTCGAGGACGATACGATTACTATCGACAGTGACAACTTTTCCGACAATATAGGTTCTGTGTCTCGTTCGGGCAAGACTCTAAAGTCGTCGAATAACGCGGTGACGATATGCGTAAACGGGGCATCGATGTTGAATTATGGCGGGGTTCAAGCCTCGAATCAAGATAAACAATCTTTGTTATTGCTACAGAAAAAGGGAATGCTTCTGTCGCCTAGCGACGAGGTGGAAACTTTACGCTGCCAAAGTTGTCCGTTCTCCACGTGCGACAAAGACGCGTTAGATTCCCATAAACGTCGACACGGCATCGAGAGAATGACACCGTCCTGTCCACACTGCGATTATATACCGCGGAAAGATGAGAATATCGGAGAACATATCAGGCTACATTTCACGAGACTCTATAAACCGGAATCCTATCTCATCATAGAACTTTTGACATTAACAATGAGAAAAATAGCGACGAACGGCAAGGAAGAAAAACAAAAGGCTGCGGAATTACTATTTAAAGAATGCGCGGATGGAAGATTCTTTCCGCTTTCCGATACGAATTCCTTCGGTGGTACGTCTACCGTGAATAATTGCAAGGAAAAAGTTATAGTGGATCCTAACACAGGAGAGACGAAACATTTGGCCGTTTAA
- the LOC143347656 gene encoding uncharacterized protein LOC143347656 isoform X3, whose protein sequence is MSGRLPRLRALRPRPQQLKTELRKEGNLKEDRQGVAMREHESHNNIEKTSYNDKNDGSAKNNLKGDHDGLLDGSGPSQSYECKTCKPSKSLSSLKAYLDHLKKEHKQKGKFVRDAGNRCSMCSYVALNSRDLETHQRVHHLKRRFFRCAKCSYVTHVRARYTKHVKYHSMPMIKCDACDFRTPYKWNLDRHTRNHGGVGAFQCCVCNFTADIRQSLTVHETNHHEPPVGQTNHKSNAPFERKPRNSPKRYNQVGASDFRETLHISGSTTLSLSPGDSFISDQSMNSIDDKRTAIANAECIALKCEEKGCQFITAWDSEMQRHLAECHAPLTPNKSRKPLPMLIPLSPSKCSSTTSGPSTTLLKVPRVRVRPELAQIARDTELAKLYGNKEASNLKKDANNAADLFEKKNASFFDKLKEKLTTSASINNGVAEVAVSTTNDLKCWCTFKASSMEELACHKQTHHTALSVSVGTTRCPKCRRRCKSSTDLQAHMQCCRSTSNDTSIDSSLEKLSNCSELRVTSYRGEYAFPAQTDWDVNLSGLNSSGSSVEQQSWDEQNMEERSVEESISDEPPTKLLIMNNDEYLQAPELTSTPVSTVSTNEESNNANSINIGLRPPPPLKAAARNRGQSVLKNNLISTPGQCGSASTSITEESKRTMWKCKRCNFRHSNRDTVSLHVKSHNESEQRHGEEKNPFGCGDCPFSAPDATTLSMHRVHHRPNLEAIFKCYLCPYYVSTKVELLDHVRLHGEELAVVHQQNMDYNYTSAKYKPQHASNMDNNINRMKQEKNVEQVIHITTQNNVTCIANTSKNSNTPPPLLLDTRALPEAPLVWVTRPDGTLAKMLKCRHCPFVSSRRAEVRDHESMHLDSPNHGPVIACTDCSFTCTRRDVMVTHTDMHSGSLGTVHCLVDDTRPDSQQLSDLVTLLGFTHPPVLGSEPDLRDSRLVHCCSKCPARFLCEKELRIHLRYHSTELAYSCQWCSYAARQPAHLLAHQKAHSTEYQERTKYLLSLYGHSQRYSPPTTACVEAGGQDSTNSAAAAIAWIVVEVSENSSNSFNNNVNQRTGNQVFTCAKCPARYFKLDALEYHMTLHGSNNRFRCTECDYSSKTAQNLVKHQVVHRRQNEASELTSNLSPPPDPQFGIFMRGNPNFVYPGYLRNGRLKEKRYKCHKCPSAFEKREQYRVHLTLHGAKQRYRCDTCDYSVKYYANYIQHLKKHQANAEAQASRRQFEDDTITIDSDNFSDNIGSVSRSGKTLKSSNNAVTICVNGASMLNYGGVQASNQDKQSLLLLQKKGMLLSPSDEVETLRCQSCPFSTCDKDALDSHKRRHGIERMTPSCPHCDYIPRKDENIGEHIRLHFTRLYKPESYLIIELLTLTMRKIATNGKEEKQKAAELLFKECADGRFFPLSDTNSFGGTSTVNNCKEKVIVDPNTGETKHLAV, encoded by the exons ATGTCAGGAAGATTGCCTCGTCTGCGTGCACTTCGTCCACGACCTCAACAGCTCAAGACTGAGCTACGTAAGGAAGGTAACCTTAAAGAGGACCGACAAGGAGTTGCGATGAGAGAGCACGAGTCACACAATAATATCGAGAAGACCTCGTACAATGACAAAAATGATGGATCCGCGAAGAACAACTTGAAGGGCGATCACGATGGCCTCCTCGACGGTTCGGGACCTTCTCAAAGTTACGAGTGTAAAACATGCAAACCATCAAAGTCATTATCAAGTCTTAAGGCGTACCTCGATCATCTGAAAAAGGAGCACAAACAAAAG GGAAAATTTGTACGCGATGCTGGCAATCGATGTTCAATGTGTTCGTATGTTGCACTAAATTCAAGGGACCTTGAAACTCATCAAAGAGTGCATCATTTAAAAAGAAGATTCTTTCGATGTGCTAAATGTTCTTATGTAACACATGTACGTGCTCGTTATACAAAACATGTAAAATATCATTCTATGCCAATGATCAAGTGTGATGCCTGTGATTTTCGTACACCATACAAG TGGAATTTGGACAGACATACCCGAAATCATGGAGGAGTTGGTGCTTTTCAGTGTTGTGTTTGCAATTTCACAGCTGATATCAGGCAGAGTTTAACAGTGCACGAGACCAATCATCATGAGCCACCTGTTGGTCAAACAAACCACAAGTCCAATGCACCTTTCGAACGCAAACCAAGAAATAGTCCCAAGCGTTATAATCAG gTGGGTGCAAGTGACTTTCGGGAAACATTACATATATCTGGGAGTACAACACTATCTCTCAGTCCTGGAGATTCGTTCATTTCCGATCAGTCAATGAATTCCATAGATGATAAACGAACTGCAATAGCTAATGCAGAGTGCATAGCGCTAAAATGCGAAGAGAAAGGTTGCCAATTTATTACTGCATGGGATTCTGAAATGCAACGACACTTAGCAGAATGTCATGCTCCGCTTACACCTAATAAATCTAGAAAACCACTGCCAATGTTGATACCTCTGAGTCCTAGTAAATGTAGCAGTACTACCAGTGGACCTTCCACTACACTATTAAAAGTTCCACGAGTGAGAGTAAGACCAGAACTCGCACAAATAGCCAGAGATACGGAATTGGCGAAGTTGTATGGGAATAAAGAA GCCAGCAACTTAAAGAAGGATGCAAATAATGCAGCAGatttgtttgaaaaaaaaaatgcgtCCTTCTTTGATAAGTTAAAGGAAAAGCTTACAACATCGGCGTCAATTAATAACGGAGTAGCGGAGGTAGCTGTAAGTACtacgaacgatttgaaatgctgGTGTACTTTTAAAGCTAGTAGCATGGAGGAGCTGGCTTGTCACAAACAAACACACCACACTGCTCTCAGTGTATCTGTGGGTACAACGCGTTGCCCTAAGTGCAGAAGACGTTGCAAAAGTTCGACTGATCTACAAGCGCATATGCAGTGTTGTCGCTCGACAAGCAACGATACGTCCATAGACAGTAGCTTAGAAAAATTATCGAATTGTTCAGAACTACGTGTGACCTCGTATCGCGGTGAATATGCATTCCCTGCGCAAACGGATTGGGACGTTAATCTCAGTGGACTGAATTCTTCTGGATCATCG GTTGAGCAACAGTCATGGGACGAACAAAACATGGAAGAACGTAGCGTGGAAGAATCTATTTCCGACGAGCCACCGACTAAGCTGTTAATAATGAACAATGATGAGTATTTACAAGCACCAGAGCTTACGTCTACTCCCGTTTCAACTGTGTCCACGAACGAAGAGAGTAATAACgctaatagtattaatattggtCTGAGACCACCGCCTCCGCTTAAAGCTGCCGCTAGAAATCGAGGACAATCTGtgctaaaaaataatttgatttCCACGCCTGGACAATGCGGATCTGCTTCTACTTCGATTACGGAAGAAAGCAAACGCACTATGTGGAAGTGCAAGCGTTGCAACTTTAGACATTCAAATAGGGATACTGTATCGTTGCACGTGAAATCTCACAATGAATCGGAACAACGCCACGGGGAAGAAAAA AATCCGTTTGGCTGTGGCGACTGTCCATTTTCTGCGCCCGATGCTACAACTTTGTCAATGCACAGAGTTCATCATCGTCCGAACTTGGAAGCCATTTTCAAATGCTACCTCTGTCCATACTATGTTAGCACGAAAGT AGAGTTATTGGATCACGTTAGACTTCATGGCGAAGAACTTGCTGTTGTTCATCAACAAAATATGGACTATAATTACACATCTGCTAAATATAAACCGCAACACGCTTCGAATATGGATAACA ATATTAATCGAATGAAACAAGAGAAGAATGTGGAACAGGTGATTCATATAACTACGCAGAACAATGTGACTTGTATAGCCAATACTTCAAAGAATTCCAATACACCGCCACCGCTGCTTTTAGATACCCGAGCACTGCCAGAGGCCCCATTAGTTTGGGTGACTCGCCCGGACGGTACGCTCGCGAAAATGCTGAAATGTCGTCATTGCCCCTTCGTCTCTTCGCGACGTGCCGAAGTTAGAGATCATGAAAGTATGCATCTCGATTCCCCTAATCATGGACCTGTGATCGCTTGCACCGATTGTAGTTTCACCTGTACGCGAAGAGATGTGATGGTTACTCATACGGACATGCATTCCGGGTCGTTGGGTACTGTTCACTGTCTAGTAGACGATACGAGACCAGATTCGCAACAATTGAGCGATTTAGTTACGCTTCTCGGATTCACGCATCCTCCTGTGTTAGGTTCAGAGCCTGATCTGCGCGATTCGAGACTGGTACACTGCTGTAGTAAATGTCCGGCACGATTTCTATGCGAGAAAGAGTTGAGGATCCATTTACGATACCATTCCACGGAATTAGCTTATTCTTGTCAATGGTGTTCGTATGCTGCCCGCCAACCGGCCCATCTATTAGCCCACCAAAAAGCACACTCTACGGAGTATCAAGAGCGTACCAAGTATTTATTATCTCTGTATGGCCATTCGCAACGATATTCACCTCCAACCACGGCTTGCGTCGAAGCAGGCGGTCAAGATTCGACCAACTCGGCGGCGGCCGCAATTGCGTGGATCGTGGTGGAAGTTTCTGAAAACTCGAGCAACAGCTTCAATAACAATGTGAATCAACGAACCGGTAATCAAGTGTTCACCTGTGCGAAATGCCCGGCTCGTTACTTTAAGCTGGATGCTCTGGAGTACCATATGACATTGCACGGATCGAACAACAGATTCAGATGCACCGAGTGTGATTATTCGTCCAAAACGGCACAGAATCTGGTGAAGCATCAGGTCGTTCATCGACGGCAGAACGAAGCGAGTGAATTGACCTCAAATCTGTCGCCGCCTCCTGATCCACAGTTTGGAATTTTTATGCGTGGAAACCCCAATTTCGTGTATCCTGGTTATTTAAGGAACGGTCGGTTGAAAGAAAAACGGTACAAGTGTCATAAATGTCCCTCTGCATTCGAGAAACGAGAACAGTACAGGGTTCATTTGACATTGCATGGCGCGAAACAGAGATACCGTTGCGACACTTGCGATTATTCCGTTAAGTACTATGCTAATTACATTCAACATTTGAAGAAACATCAGGCGAACGCGGAAGCACAAGCCTCGCGCAGACAATTCGAGGACGATACGATTACTATCGACAGTGACAACTTTTCCGACAATATAGGTTCTGTGTCTCGTTCGGGCAAGACTCTAAAGTCGTCGAATAACGCGGTGACGATATGCGTAAACGGGGCATCGATGTTGAATTATGGCGGGGTTCAAGCCTCGAATCAAGATAAACAATCTTTGTTATTGCTACAGAAAAAGGGAATGCTTCTGTCGCCTAGCGACGAGGTGGAAACTTTACGCTGCCAAAGTTGTCCGTTCTCCACGTGCGACAAAGACGCGTTAGATTCCCATAAACGTCGACACGGCATCGAGAGAATGACACCGTCCTGTCCACACTGCGATTATATACCGCGGAAAGATGAGAATATCGGAGAACATATCAGGCTACATTTCACGAGACTCTATAAACCGGAATCCTATCTCATCATAGAACTTTTGACATTAACAATGAGAAAAATAGCGACGAACGGCAAGGAAGAAAAACAAAAGGCTGCGGAATTACTATTTAAAGAATGCGCGGATGGAAGATTCTTTCCGCTTTCCGATACGAATTCCTTCGGTGGTACGTCTACCGTGAATAATTGCAAGGAAAAAGTTATAGTGGATCCTAACACAGGAGAGACGAAACATTTGGCCGTTTAA